The window CTTCCAAATTGGTGAAAGTGAAAGCTTCTTTCAAGCTTCCTGCTCAGTCGAAGGTGGCGAAGTCTGCCGCCGCTGCTCCTGCCAAGAAGAAACCGGCACCGGCACCGGCGAAGGCTAAGAAGACTGTGAAACCGGCTGAGAAGAAGAAGGCGCCAGCCAAGCCTAAGGCCGCCGCCGCAGCTAAACCTAAGCCAGCAGCAGCTAAACCTAAGCCAGCCGCGAAGGCGAAGACGGCCAAACCTGTTTCAAAAGCGAAGCCAGCTGCTGCTAAACCTAAGGCCAAGGCTAAGGCGAAGCCTGTAGTTGCTGCCAAAGCTGCTAAGCCAGCTGCGAAAGCGAAACCCGCAGCTAAGCCGaaggctgctgctgctgctgtgGCACCCAAGGCAAAGGAAACTGTGAAGCCGAAGGTAGCTGCGAAGCCAGCTAAAGTGGCTAGGACTTCTACAAGGACATCTCCTGGAAAGAGAGCTGCGGCTCCGAAACCGGCGCCGAAGAAGACTCCGGTGAAGAAGGCGGCGGCTCCGGCTAAGGCGGTGAAGGGGAAGGCGGTGAAGTCGCCGGCGAAGAAAGCAGCGGCAGGTGGTAAGGGGAAGAAGAAATGAAGAGGAAGCCGCAAATTGGGGGCTGTTGTCTGCAGGGGTAGTCCTGTAAATTTGTCGAACTTTGTGGGTCTTTTACCCATGGAAAAAGGGTTTTTACTATATAGTTTGGTTCTGTTagtatagttttttttatttttaattttttttcttatcttttGGGGTCTCTGTAACTTGGGGGTATTTTTCATTTGTCTTTTTGGACCATTTTAGTGGAGGAGAAGAATCAGTTCTAGAACTTCAATCACCTggttttattctttttttttttcttggatgtttttttcttagatgttttttcttttttttttcttagatgttttttcttttttctttcttagatgttttttcttttaacaatTAGTGATTTAAACTGAAAGTAATTGAACTATTTACTATAGTAAATGAATTAgtaataattaagtaattatgtagaaagtttattattaatctttaaaTTGTTGGGCCGATAATTTTGGATCCGACAAAAAAATTTAGGTTAGGGTAATGTATTTTTAGGTTGATTTGTTTATATCAAAATCGGGTTGACTTGAAACCATTcataagtttttaattttttttttttttgagttttgtgTGATTATTTTCTATTCactcacttaatttatttttacatttctataaacgaattacgatttaagtttatttttgttttgtgttaatattattttaatttaaaataaagagatgTGAAATAATTAATCGGATTTGATTCGAGTTGAGTTAAATAAAATAGGTCAAACGAGTCAAGTTCAGGCCAATCACAAATAAATAGGTGATGTTAGAGATTTTGACCCGAATTACTAAACATGCCAGATTCAGGTTAGTATCGTTCAACCCGTTAACCTGAAATTGACCCAAATAGCGAATCTACTAAATTGTAATTTCGGTGATGTTAGTCTAGATTTGTTTCATTGTTATTTCATCAAGTTACTGATTCGTTTCATTGTAGCTTCTAGTTATTTCATCAAGTTAGCACTATCTTTTTGGACCCATATATATCTCCTAGAAAGCCACCACTTTACTCGACATACACTATCCCGCATTATTATTGCTCCACAAGAAGTATTGATATAACATAGGAACAATGTCATATTGGAATGGAGATATCATGACAATTTCTAATCTATATTgcctatatatgataaattagtTTATCTTGAAACTTAGATTCTTGTATGAGGGACTTACTAATGAAAGGAATATCagaataaaatgaaacaaaacaaggTACTAGATTTCCAATAATTAAAATGCAGAATTCAACCGGTGTTAAATGAGGGAGAACATTCTCTCAATTCATTTCTAATCCAGACAATTAAGGAAGTTTCTATTCAGCACCATTGATGGTTCAATTCCCCACTCTTTGCACAAAAGACCGATTTTAAAGTGTTGGCTTCTCTTTTCCAGTTGCAGCTTTGAAAGATACTACTCAATATTGAACCTCTTGCCTTTGTTTTACTCATCAAATAATCTGGATTTTTTAGTTCCAACCGATTTCAATTTTCATACAAACAGTCAACAAACACGCATTTTTGTAGGACCTAACAATATTCTTCGACTTGGACTGAAATGAGATTCAAAACATGTACCACTGTATGCAAAATTTCACCCCAAAAGAACTCGTAAATTGTGATTAGAAAACAAAGATCTCGTCATTTCAACTTGAACATCTAACTAAACCAAGAAGGTGTTTTTTTATGtctaattttatgtttttttgcaATAGTCATCAAAAGAACCACATTACTCACCACTATTATCCGTCCGAATACATTTAAGTTTTACATTTCCAAAAAACATGAAATCGTTTGAAAACATCTAACACCTGATATTTGGACTTTAAAGTATACATCTAATTCTTTCTTAAATGATTATCAATAAAAGtcacaaaatataaaacacCACAAAGTGTTATTGTTTTCATAGGACCACACAAATCAGAATATACTAAATCAAATATACAAGATTTCGtgagttttgaatttttttttaaggcAACTCTAATCTTCTTTCCTACTAAACAATGATCACACTTCAAATAACTATTTTTCACTCTAGAAAAAAGATTTTTCTTAGCCACCATTATCAAACCCTTCTCGTTAATATGACTAAGTCTGTTATGCTAAAATTCTACACTTTTCTTCCTCATCAATTACCAACATCATTGTTGAGCTAAACAATGACTATAATTTGTAATAGTTGCCCATATCATATAGAATGAGAAACACATTTCTCCCTTTGCTAATATCAAGGAGtctttaataacttttaattatcGTCACAAAACTTGTCAATATTGAGTTTACCGGTGGAGATCAAATTCATACGGATGTCGGAGATGTATGCTTCACATTTTTCAGAATTAATGTGTTGTCATTTTCAAGTTATATGcacatttcaaaatttaataattttttagcaATGCCATTGTTACTCATTTTAACACTTCTAGAATCATTGGAAGtgtaaaatgtaaataaatacaTCCGCGATGTGGCATGTATTGAAGCACAGTTGTTAATCACCAAACTTGTTTTTTTACCAGCGAGATTAACATCactgttatataaaataaagaaatcattggtGGCCACAATAACTTTCTCATGTTTATCACTTTCATtgattttcctttatttattatttgtatttttgttatcTCTTAGAAACGTTTAATAAAATTTCTTGATATACTCCTTTTTGCCACAATAATATTAGTCATTGTTAGCATTGTTATTCAATCTGTTTTTGCTTCTAATTTTCTCATCCAGGTCTATACTATTAGTATTTCAgcaatttcttatatttatattgatgaCACTATTCTTTATTGTCTCCATAGTACAAATATCATTTAGGGCTGAAATGGATAATAACATTTTGAAGGTCTACTATGAGGTTGATAGTGTACCAAGAAACAATAATCCTTACACTTTATCATCAAACTTGATATTCATATTAAACAATTGATTAATGATTCTCTGCAATATATTCAAGTTACCGGACATGGTTTTCCGAGCATTTAACTTTTCAAACTTTCTCCATAAAcccttaatatttatttcttcaGTGACATTGTTGAGAACATTATCATCCACCCAATGCCTAATATAACTCCCACACTCCTGATGATAACTCAAATGCATTTCTTATCAGTTTTATCTACTTGTTTTTTCACTAACGAACAcatataaataatgatttttgaCATAAAAAAGATCTTCTATCTCTTGTTTCCACACATGTTATGTTATGATACCAATGGTTTAAATGATATTCCAATTCAATTTATAGTGTTTTTTTGATCTTTAAACAAGACCCttctactaaaaaaaattataattaaaataaaacatggataaaaaaacttcaatttttttttgtttagataGCATCCAGCTTTTGATAAGATTCTGGCCTCCATCAATCATCATTTGACAGTTGAGTTCTTTCACATCCCATATGAAAGAGGACAAATGTTCCACtctaatgcattttttttttttttaaattttgggcGGGTGGATAGGTGAaatgtaaaattgtttttttttgtcatatctCTATTGTCTATGGCTGCCTAGACAGGAGTGATTGAAAAGAATTGTAGAATATTATTAGAGAGAAATGTTAGAATATCAGTTATATGTGTGTTGGAAACTCATGTAATCATTAGAACAAGAGTTGGACCTAATGTTTTGGGGGCAGGATCTATTGTGCCTCAACCTGTGCCaccattaaaaaaaagtcaCTTCAGTATCTTATATACGACATCGTTTTTAACAGTGTGAGGCACAACAGATCCTCCCTAATGTTTCATAGGTCAACAAATGCCTTTAGTTTGGACTTAATTCTTCCTATAGAGATGAAGTGCTGCTCATTTTTCAGCTCATATCAGAAAAACATTTTTATGTTAagcttatttgaaaacagaggTATTTTGTGGGATCAAACTCCCACAATCACAATTACAATAACTTAGATCACCTTCTCTACAAACATGATAGGTTTTTCTTTTAGTTAGTCGAGTTTTCACTTATTACACTTGTTTTAATGAGATTTTATGCGGTGATGGGATCTGAATAATTTCAATATGAAcattattacatttattaataaagtcAACTAAATTGAGTTTTGCTGGAAAAATTTGTGGAAATCTAAGATGtctatcaaattttttttcGTTGGAGTGTTATTAACGATGAAATTTTCACTAATGATAGATATATAAAGAATAACATGATTATTATGAGTCATATGTGTTATAAGGAGGTGAAAACTAAAGATGATTTCTCATATTCTTTTACATTGTTACGttatgataaatatttgaaGCCTTTTGTAAAATTTGACATGAATCCAATTGATTATTCCAAAAACTATCGTTGACTATTGGGGGACATGGAAGTTGTCGTTGACTATTGGGAGACATGGATTGAGACAGCTAAAATAACGAGATTTACAAGATGTATCTATGTCCCTATAATTTTATAGTTGACTATCTGGTTAGAAAAAACCCGGAGATAatgtaattgtttgaatataaaataatatatcggtaagatattatcataatattataaattacgataatattaatattatattattataatagacaTAACATATGTAACTATTCATAACATTCAACAcaatctttctctcttattctaacatggtatcaAAGCCTTATTATCGTTCTTGAGTCAATCAAGTGATAGTTTTCCGCTGTCTCCATCAATGATTACCTTATCCATTGATGAAGGGCtctaatcatttattattaatattattttttgtcggTGGTTTTAAACAACTTATCTGAAGttttagattttgtttgagtgaatttatttttgtctagTTTGATTAGGGATTTTGATAGCTTGGTGGAAATGAGTTTGGTTGTTTTTGTTCTTGAACGAGGAGGGTAACTTGGACAGATCGAAtgtttttgttcttgagtgaGGATGGTAACTTGGGCATATCGAATGTTGATTGGtcttggtttgattggttttgatTATTGTTGTTGAGAATAtggagttgaatttggtttgagtttccctatgtttgagaaacttgatttgattggttttggttgttgttgagaatagggagttgaatttggtttggttttcCCTGTATTTCTCAAGGATGATTTAATGAGTTTAGTATGGTTGTtgtgaaattgtttgattttttgagGAGGATGATGGTTTAATAAGTTTGGTTTGGTTGATAATTTTGGTTGGTCGAATCAAAGAAGAGCTGTTTTTTGGGtgaataattaatgaattgggTAGAAGAGAAGGAAGAGAATGATTAAGAATGATGAGTACCTTTTGTTGTTCGCACTTTCGTTTTTAGACTAACAAACTCTCATTGTTTATTATTGTTGCATCGTGAGTTTAAAAGGgaatgttagaatataaaataatatatttgtaagatattatcacaatattataaattgtgataatattaatattatattagttttcttatttgttaattataatgtctataaaATAGATATAACCTATGTAACCATTCATAaaaattcaatacaatatttctctcttcattctaacatggtatcatagccttttttttgttattgagTCAATCAAATGATAGTCTTTTGCTGCCTCCATCAATGATAACCTTAACCATTGATGAATGactctaataatttattattaatattagtttttgtcGGTGATCTTAAATAACTTATCTGAGGTTTTAGATTTCATTTGAGTTGATTTATTTTCGTCTAGTTGGATTGGAGATTTTGGTAGCTTGGTGGAAATGAGTTTGGTTGTTTTAGTTCTTGAGTGAGGAGGGTAACTTGAACAGATCGAATGCTGATTTGGTTGAATTAGATGATTTAGAAGAATGTTGGTTCTATTATTAGTTTTGGAGGAGAGGAAATCGGAAGTGAGTTTTTGAAGATTTGTTTGATTGGTCTTGGTTTTATTGGTCttggtttgattgattttggttattgttgttAAGAATAgggagttgaatttggtttgggtTTCTCTATGTTTGTGaaacttggtttgattggttttggttttagttgttgttgagaatAAGAAGTTGAATTTGGTTTAATTTTTTCCTGTGTTTCTGAAGGATGATTTAATGAGTTTAGTTTTGTTGTTGTGAAATTGTTTGTTGTTTTTTAAGAGGATGATGGTTTAATgagtttggtttggtttttaaTTTTGGTTGGTCTGAATCGAAGAAGAGTTGCTTTTTGGATGGATGGTCAATAGATTGTGTAAAAGAGAAGGAAGAGATGAAGATTAAGAACGATGAGTACCTTCTTGTTTTTCGCATTTTCGTTTTCTGACTGACAAACTCTCAATGATTATTGTTGTTGCATCGTGAGTTTGAGAGAgaaatgttagaatataaaataatatatttttaagatattatcacaatattataaaatgtgataatattaatattatattataatattatattagctTCAACCATTCataacaattcaatacaatctttctttcttcattCCAACATAGTATCAGAACATTGTTATCGTTATTGATTCAATCAAGTGATAATCTTTCGCTGCCTCCATCAATTGTTACCATTGATGAAAGgctctaattatttattattaatatttttttgtcggTGGTCTTAACCAACTTATCGGAAGTTTTAGATTTCGTTTGAGTGGATTTGTTTTCGTCTAGTTGGATTGAGGATTTTGGTAGCTTGGTGGAAATGAGTTTGGttgtttttgttcttgagtgaGGAGGGTAACTTGGACATAACGAATGTTGATTTGGTTGAATTAGATGGTTTAGAAGATGGttagttttattattagtcTTGGAGGAGAGGAAATCGAAAGTGAATTTTTGAAGCTTGATTTGATTGGTctttaattgattgattttggttgttgttgttgagaataatgagttgaatttggtttgcGTTTCCCTATGTTTGTGaaacttggtttgattgattttggttGTTGTTAACAATATGAAattgaatttggtttgatttttgtCTGCGTCCTGAAGGATAAATTAATGAGTTTAGTTTAATTGTTGTGAAATTTTTTGGTGTTTTTGAGGAGGAGGATGGTTTAATAAGTTTGGTTTTGTTGTTAATTTTGGTTGGTCAGAATTGagatagaaatatttttaacaaagaattaaataagataaatatgtAATAGTTTTTGGATTTAAGCTATGtaccaaattaaaatattaataatgaaaataagaacaaaCTATATGATCAAAAACAAGTACAGAAAAAACAattgaatacaaaatattagattgaatacaaaatattagataaaagaagtggaaatattttgttttcttaatttaattgaaatgattCAAAAATGAGATATGAAAACACAAATTTGAGACACAATCAAATGAAAAccaattataaataagtttttcaagttgttttctatttaaatatctatCATAGTCAATTATACTAATAAACTGCAACCAATTTCTATGAATAgtaattgtaatatatattattcttgatTTACAACTCAAAAAGTTAGTCAATAAAAAACTTTAGATGGTAAATTTACTGCCGTAACCCGGCATTGATGTTCTTGACACCAACTGGAGATTTTTACCGACGGATGTTCGAAGTAACTTCAACGACGGTATATGAACCGTCGTCAAAGGACACACAACTTTTTTACTATCCTTTAACGACCGTAAAAAGAGTACGTTCTTGGGATGCAGCATGATCATTAATGATCCATTTGATTAAGTCAAGGTTTGATTCTACATATTACGACAAATAATCGGTCGGGGTTATCAAGAGAAGAAATAAAGACCGAGTACGTAAAAGGATAACTAACCTTTTGTAAGAACCAAACTATCTTTCATTGGTTGAACTAATTCTCTCCGGTTGAGGGGAATGAAGCCTGGTCCGAAAtcatccaaataaaattaaaccatACGAGTGAATGACCTCGAACCAAACAACATTCCTCTCCACCATTGAAAATGGTAGAAATGAAGAGCTAGATCGATCTTATGCATGCTCGGTGGTGGGTatatatgtatgaatgaatataaattaTGGAAAGAGATTATTGCTTTAATTTGTTCACATGAATGAGACTCCACTTTTTCTCTCTTTGTCACTAGCTCATAATTATAATGCATGCTTTTCTGTTCTTTCCCTTTTCCTCACATATGGAAATGGAACAATAATCTTGTTCTCTTGCAGAGAGCATCCTTCAAGATTTTGTACACATGTATATGTTCTTTTGTATGAAATAAGCTAGCTACCATTATTACCCTTTTTCCTATTCTATATAATATACTACTCTCATTCGAAAATATGCATGGGATTCTATATAAGGTCTATTTTTAATAtccatttttaataaaataaaataaaaacacatacAATGTTGAACATCATTCGAATTGTTGCGAGAAAAAGATCTATGGATGCATGCACCCTAAGCTCCGTTTAATTAATTACGTTGGCTGGGGTTTGGACCAGATCGTATTTAACTAGAGTTGCAGACCCTGAAAAAACTCTTATGTGTTTTCCACATTGCTCATTCACCTTAACTCAATtgtaaatgaataataattccCTATTTCATTAAAGTTTTAAATCTCTAACGTCTTCTTGAGGGATTTTAGAGCATGATATCGATGTCCTTTGGCTATGTTTTGTTTTAGCTAGACTCCTTATTTAgatttttgtcatattttattgattttgttgcctttttccaaaaaaaataatgggTTCTACAACCAGAGTTGTTGTTCGATGTCATttgtcacagcccaatcttcctggcccaggaagaggaggcttaaggagaatgtcacggcccaatcctcctggcccaagaagaggaggaggcttgagccctcttaagcccaacccaaggaagattttagactggaaggaagctggaaggaaggtccttgattagcgcacctaattgagagttaaaaggaattccttgattagtgcatcactaattgacgtataaaaggaatgtccttaattaggaatgtccttgattgataattataaggaatccctaaattagtgcacaattaatgtaatagctagaattagtcctataaatacctgaGAAGTATtgcattgtaaatcaccaagtattcgagtaatatactattctttgtaagagttactctctctctctagaattcttgtgtcaattatattaaacgccgagtgttgcgtcgagtaaggctgactagttactcgttcttgcgaagatcgtaactagtgccgcacggatcgtcagtgaaaagactgagcccgtgacaattggtatcagagctgaaatgacgaAAAGATCGGAAGAAACTTCAAAGGTCGTggacgaagtagagaatctt is drawn from Impatiens glandulifera chromosome 3, dImpGla2.1, whole genome shotgun sequence and contains these coding sequences:
- the LOC124932919 gene encoding histone H1-like — protein: MATEEAVAVVEAPPAVVEAEPAAVVQPAENAGKVKTVKEPKPRKARNPPTHPPYLEMITEAIVSLKEKNGSSQYAITKFIEEKQKQLPPNFKKLLLVQLKKLVSTSKLVKVKASFKLPAQSKVAKSAAAAPAKKKPAPAPAKAKKTVKPAEKKKAPAKPKAAAAAKPKPAAAKPKPAAKAKTAKPVSKAKPAAAKPKAKAKAKPVVAAKAAKPAAKAKPAAKPKAAAAAVAPKAKETVKPKVAAKPAKVARTSTRTSPGKRAAAPKPAPKKTPVKKAAAPAKAVKGKAVKSPAKKAAAGGKGKKK